The following are encoded together in the Pseudodesulfovibrio indicus genome:
- a CDS encoding OmpA/MotB family protein yields MARKKKEVCPPLALWLITFSDLMTLLLTFFVLLLTMASMDNSILTKVTLTTADLGLLDKRGSGRVNAKERLIVDLMEKPWEVLEKQQRIKDLLYPDDVLPDEISKSELDQNLDVLAKQDGVALVFTDQILFAPGGSELSDRGKFLMAKLVPMMTQTDAPINVAGYTDQSDATQTPLDLSGDRALSVLAFLVEKGVPNSRFSLSAYGNAFPAVNELGRPVASPKNRRVEILLKTAKPIGGY; encoded by the coding sequence ATGGCCAGGAAGAAGAAGGAAGTCTGCCCGCCGCTGGCCCTCTGGTTGATCACCTTTTCGGATCTCATGACCCTGCTGCTGACCTTTTTCGTACTCCTGCTGACCATGGCCTCCATGGACAACTCCATCCTGACCAAGGTGACCCTGACCACGGCGGACCTCGGCCTGCTCGACAAGCGCGGCTCGGGCCGGGTCAACGCCAAGGAGCGGCTCATCGTGGACCTCATGGAAAAGCCGTGGGAGGTGCTGGAGAAGCAGCAGCGGATCAAGGACCTGCTCTACCCGGACGACGTCCTGCCGGACGAAATCAGCAAGTCCGAGCTGGACCAGAACCTGGACGTCCTGGCCAAGCAGGACGGCGTGGCCCTGGTCTTCACGGACCAGATCCTGTTCGCGCCCGGCGGCTCGGAGCTGTCCGACCGGGGCAAGTTCCTGATGGCCAAGCTGGTGCCGATGATGACCCAGACCGACGCGCCCATCAACGTGGCCGGGTACACGGACCAGAGCGACGCCACGCAGACTCCGCTCGACCTGTCCGGCGACCGCGCCCTGTCCGTGCTCGCCTTCCTGGTGGAGAAGGGCGTACCCAATTCGAGATTTTCGCTCTCCGCCTACGGCAACGCCTTCCCGGCCGTGAACGAGCTGGGCAGGCCCGTGGCCTCGCCCAAGAACCGGCGGGTGGAGATATTGCTCAAGACCGCCAAGCCCATCGGCGGCTACTAG
- a CDS encoding flagellar basal body-associated FliL family protein, translating into MAQDELTQEEGKKKGGLLKWIIIAVVLIALGVGGWFGYKMFFAAPPEDAAATQDAGGDAGKPAESLEGQLVPLPTFLVNLADPLGRRYLKLGVEVEVRDEEAQAALAKYEAKIKDTLLLLLSSKSYDGLSTMQAKVELKQEIADRLNQIIGNGGVLRVYITEMVIQ; encoded by the coding sequence ATGGCTCAAGACGAACTGACCCAGGAAGAAGGGAAGAAAAAGGGCGGACTGCTCAAGTGGATCATCATCGCCGTGGTGCTCATCGCCCTCGGCGTGGGCGGCTGGTTCGGCTACAAGATGTTTTTTGCCGCGCCTCCCGAAGACGCGGCGGCCACCCAGGACGCCGGAGGCGACGCGGGCAAGCCCGCCGAGAGTCTGGAGGGGCAGCTCGTGCCGCTGCCCACGTTCCTGGTTAACCTGGCGGACCCGCTGGGGCGGCGCTACCTGAAGCTCGGCGTGGAGGTCGAAGTCCGCGACGAGGAGGCCCAGGCGGCCCTGGCCAAGTACGAGGCCAAGATCAAGGACACCCTGCTCCTGCTGCTTTCCAGCAAGAGCTACGACGGCCTGTCCACCATGCAGGCCAAGGTCGAGCTGAAGCAGGAGATAGCGGACAGGCTCAATCAGATCATCGGGAACGGCGGTGTGCTCCGGGTCTACATCACGGAAATGGTCATCCAGTAG
- the fliN gene encoding flagellar motor switch protein FliN, which produces MADDQDKLAQEWADALLESGDSDDPLGGLEDVTDPSMAGSAELGNDDESLADEWAAALAETEQDEVKHEKEQAFLSTQTHDYELADMGPDAKAGSSSGKRDLDFILDIPLEVSAELGRTKLLINELLQLGQGSVVELNKLAGEPLEIYVNGKLVARGEAVVINEKFGIRLTDIISPIERVKQLG; this is translated from the coding sequence ATGGCTGACGATCAGGACAAACTTGCGCAGGAATGGGCGGACGCCCTCCTGGAAAGCGGCGACAGCGACGATCCCCTGGGGGGGCTCGAAGACGTGACCGACCCGTCCATGGCGGGCAGCGCCGAGCTGGGGAACGACGACGAGTCCCTGGCCGACGAATGGGCCGCTGCTCTGGCCGAGACCGAGCAGGACGAGGTCAAGCACGAGAAGGAACAGGCGTTCCTCTCCACCCAGACCCACGACTACGAACTGGCCGACATGGGGCCGGACGCCAAGGCCGGAAGCTCTTCGGGCAAACGCGATCTGGACTTCATCCTGGACATTCCCCTGGAGGTCTCGGCAGAGCTGGGCCGCACCAAGCTGCTCATCAACGAGCTGCTCCAGCTGGGCCAGGGTTCCGTGGTCGAGCTGAACAAGCTGGCCGGCGAACCGCTGGAAATCTACGTCAACGGAAAGCTCGTGGCGCGCGGCGAGGCCGTGGTCATCAACGAGAAATTCGGCATCCGCCTGACCGACATCATCAGCCCCATCGAGCGGGTGAAGCAACTTGGATAG
- the fliO gene encoding flagellar biosynthetic protein FliO yields the protein MDSTATVSTPAPMPLPAVDSGTTFLTTAGYLCLLLGVIFLAYWLLRRYGVPGALTTGKDGPRLRNRLMLGNRQSVAVVRYRDRDLLLGVTEHAITLLSESEAAPEEERPERKSFAAVLKKGSDDA from the coding sequence TTGGATAGCACCGCCACGGTCTCCACCCCGGCGCCCATGCCGCTTCCCGCGGTGGATTCGGGAACCACCTTCCTGACCACCGCAGGCTACCTTTGCCTGCTGCTCGGCGTCATCTTCCTCGCCTACTGGCTGCTCCGGCGGTACGGCGTGCCCGGCGCGCTGACCACCGGCAAGGACGGCCCCAGGCTGCGCAACCGGCTGATGCTCGGCAACCGGCAGTCCGTGGCCGTGGTCCGCTACCGCGACCGCGACCTGCTGCTCGGGGTCACCGAACACGCCATCACCCTGCTCTCCGAGAGCGAAGCCGCCCCGGAAGAGGAGCGGCCCGAACGCAAGAGCTTCGCCGCCGTGTTGAAGAAGGGGTCGGACGATGCGTAG
- the fliP gene encoding flagellar type III secretion system pore protein FliP (The bacterial flagellar biogenesis protein FliP forms a type III secretion system (T3SS)-type pore required for flagellar assembly.), producing MRRWIPLALAALAAALFLPGLALAQGPTIPKLTMELAAGQADPQEVSTLLEILFMLTVLSMAPAIMLTMTSFTRIIIVFHFIRQAMGTQQMPPNQILAALAIFMTLVIMYPVGKTINETALQPYMNESINFTEALDRAQVPIREFMFKHTREKDLSIFYSITKEPRPENKEEVSTIMLVAAYTISELKTGFTIGFLIYIPFLILDMVVASILLAMGMMMLPPVMISLPFKILLFILIDGWNLLVGSLVNTFQ from the coding sequence ATGCGTAGGTGGATTCCCCTGGCCCTGGCCGCGCTCGCGGCCGCGCTGTTCCTGCCGGGCCTTGCCCTGGCCCAGGGGCCGACCATTCCCAAGCTGACCATGGAGCTGGCCGCGGGCCAGGCCGATCCGCAGGAGGTCTCCACACTGCTGGAGATCCTCTTCATGCTGACCGTCCTGTCCATGGCCCCGGCGATCATGCTGACCATGACCTCCTTCACCCGGATCATCATCGTCTTCCACTTCATCCGCCAGGCCATGGGCACGCAGCAGATGCCGCCCAACCAGATCCTGGCGGCCCTGGCCATCTTCATGACTCTGGTCATCATGTACCCGGTGGGCAAGACGATCAACGAGACGGCGCTTCAGCCGTACATGAACGAGTCCATCAATTTCACCGAGGCGCTGGACCGCGCCCAGGTCCCCATCCGCGAGTTCATGTTCAAGCACACCCGCGAGAAGGACCTGTCGATCTTCTATTCCATCACCAAGGAACCGCGCCCGGAGAACAAGGAGGAGGTCTCGACCATCATGCTGGTGGCGGCCTACACCATCTCCGAGCTAAAGACCGGCTTCACCATCGGCTTCCTGATCTACATCCCGTTCCTCATCCTGGACATGGTGGTGGCGTCCATCCTGCTGGCCATGGGCATGATGATGCTGCCGCCGGTCATGATCTCGCTGCCGTTCAAGATTCTCCTCTTCATCCTCATCGACGGCTGGAACCTGCTGGTGGGTTCACTGGTCAACACCTTCCAGTGA
- the fliQ gene encoding flagellar biosynthesis protein FliQ: MTPEFVVGFARQAIEMTLIIALPMLGIGMAVGIFISILQAATQIQEMTLTMVPKIIAIFLALLIAFPWIMDKMTSYTTNLFLNLPNYIR, translated from the coding sequence ATGACACCTGAATTCGTCGTCGGCTTTGCACGACAAGCCATTGAAATGACCCTGATCATCGCCCTGCCCATGCTCGGCATCGGCATGGCCGTTGGCATCTTCATCTCCATCCTCCAGGCCGCCACCCAGATCCAGGAGATGACCCTGACCATGGTGCCCAAGATCATCGCCATCTTCCTGGCGCTGCTCATCGCCTTCCCGTGGATAATGGACAAGATGACGTCCTATACCACGAATCTCTTCCTCAATCTGCCCAATTACATCCGCTAG
- a CDS encoding TolB family protein produces the protein MTFANLPKPAALLALAAWLILSAPLSAGAYPLFRTPSIQLPPGTSLSAYVGGLAPAGERTEIKMLDPADGALVPSDAASPILRWEDPAAPAWLISLSVDGRPVCRGIVDESSWAPDPALWARIKEGAGDRPIEVAVEGVAYGLLVSSARTSFAVSPDPAGADIAFLRKRLPFRVAKDNPFDSQMVVGDLAEHGKPRVVMQDLPICFNCHAYSQDGSTYGMDMDYKGDKGGYALMDVGEKVTVRDRDVVSWNDYPPPKPAKYSMGLFTSFSPDGRYAASTVGETSAFIMLDDLYFSQMFYPATGQIAIRDRKTGKVVPLPGADDTAYIQTNPSFTPDGARVAFARATVKPELVADIEAGRLIREDPRQNILDADEKYPMQFDLWSVPFNGGKGGSPEPIKGASANGRSNFFPRYSPDGKWLVFTQCATGLVLQPDSRLVIVPAEGGEPRPLRANTGLMNSWHSWSPNSKWLCFASKGNSPFTEIYLTHIDDNGESSPPLRLFRLSHPELAAMVPEFVPPAAGIKQKYMDLADPDGAVGQSIATDGR, from the coding sequence ATGACGTTTGCAAACCTCCCGAAGCCCGCCGCCCTCCTGGCCCTGGCGGCTTGGCTGATCCTGTCCGCCCCCCTTTCGGCCGGAGCCTACCCGCTCTTCCGCACCCCCTCGATCCAGCTGCCTCCGGGCACCTCCCTGTCCGCCTATGTGGGCGGGTTGGCTCCGGCGGGCGAACGGACCGAAATCAAGATGCTCGATCCGGCGGACGGCGCGCTGGTCCCGTCGGACGCGGCCTCGCCCATCCTGCGCTGGGAAGACCCGGCGGCACCGGCCTGGCTGATCAGCCTGAGCGTGGACGGCCGGCCCGTGTGCCGGGGCATCGTGGACGAATCCTCCTGGGCTCCCGACCCGGCCCTGTGGGCGCGGATCAAGGAAGGCGCGGGCGACAGGCCCATCGAGGTCGCGGTGGAAGGCGTGGCCTACGGACTGCTCGTCTCGTCCGCCCGGACCTCCTTCGCCGTGTCCCCGGACCCCGCCGGGGCGGACATCGCCTTCCTGCGCAAGCGGCTGCCCTTCCGTGTCGCCAAGGACAATCCCTTCGACAGCCAAATGGTGGTCGGCGACCTCGCGGAGCACGGCAAACCGCGCGTGGTCATGCAGGACCTGCCCATCTGCTTCAACTGCCACGCGTACTCCCAGGACGGGTCCACCTACGGCATGGACATGGACTACAAGGGCGACAAGGGCGGCTACGCCCTGATGGACGTGGGCGAGAAGGTCACGGTCCGCGACCGCGACGTGGTCTCCTGGAACGACTATCCCCCGCCCAAGCCCGCCAAGTACAGCATGGGCCTGTTCACCTCCTTCTCCCCGGACGGGCGATACGCGGCCTCCACCGTGGGCGAAACCTCGGCCTTCATCATGCTCGACGACCTCTATTTCTCGCAGATGTTCTACCCGGCAACCGGACAGATCGCCATCCGCGACCGGAAGACCGGCAAGGTCGTCCCCCTGCCCGGAGCCGACGATACGGCCTACATCCAGACCAACCCTTCCTTCACCCCGGACGGCGCGCGCGTGGCCTTTGCCCGCGCCACGGTCAAACCGGAGCTGGTTGCGGACATCGAGGCGGGCAGGCTGATCAGGGAAGACCCCAGGCAGAACATCCTGGATGCGGACGAGAAGTACCCAATGCAGTTCGACCTGTGGTCCGTGCCGTTCAACGGAGGCAAGGGCGGCAGCCCCGAGCCGATCAAGGGAGCCTCGGCCAACGGCAGGAGCAACTTCTTCCCGCGTTATTCCCCGGACGGCAAATGGCTGGTCTTCACCCAGTGCGCCACCGGCCTGGTGCTCCAGCCCGACTCGCGGCTGGTCATCGTCCCCGCCGAGGGCGGCGAACCGCGTCCGCTGAGGGCCAACACGGGACTGATGAACTCGTGGCACTCCTGGTCGCCCAACTCCAAATGGCTGTGCTTCGCCTCCAAGGGCAACTCGCCCTTCACCGAGATTTACCTGACCCACATCGACGACAACGGGGAATCCAGCCCCCCGCTCCGGCTCTTTCGGCTGAGCCACCCGGAGCTGGCGGCCATGGTCCCCGAATTCGTGCCGCCCGCAGCGGGCATCAAGCAGAAGTACATGGACCTTGCCGACCCGGATGGGGCGGTCGGCCAGTCCATTGCGACAGACGGCAGATAG
- a CDS encoding peptidoglycan-binding domain-containing protein produces the protein MRKYNLSLLPLLCGLILAGCVASTTTLTPPPPKVVPTPQVVPPAPAQKLDDIKLVSAALIERLRGGRISVDNVTLDPNGQHAVGELEFNYDGFDVKNVGVTGYITAELAPGKIQAMLEGVILFKDIINRRTGVYFCTQYIVTQGHINITKSVVAGIPPDFPRVETFFIPEDKFKAAASSLLNYTDYYLFAIENAEPMSYGEGESKTGLTGNYYIMTFCKDRIYEEASLNMKVTEKPFGAGKTLADAISINDSGWRILIAGGKFAPGSSRYKFYVGVNYKQDAGGYLPEVVVGEFHNTKREYNPQAAAAQAAPAATQTAPATQAPAPAQSGEGPLALGQQYLNPVFPADVEIIQIRLKDLGLYTGKIDRDFGPLTRKALDAFNQQHGLPKGQWSMGVQKALFQGTGQ, from the coding sequence ATGCGCAAATACAACCTTTCCCTGCTTCCGCTCCTGTGCGGGCTGATCCTGGCGGGCTGCGTCGCGTCCACCACGACCCTGACCCCGCCGCCGCCCAAGGTGGTCCCGACGCCCCAGGTGGTGCCCCCGGCGCCCGCACAGAAACTCGACGACATCAAGCTGGTCTCCGCCGCCCTCATCGAACGGCTGCGCGGCGGCCGCATCAGCGTGGACAACGTCACCCTCGACCCCAACGGCCAGCACGCCGTGGGCGAGCTCGAATTCAACTACGACGGGTTCGACGTCAAGAACGTGGGCGTGACCGGCTACATCACCGCCGAGCTCGCGCCGGGCAAGATCCAGGCCATGCTCGAAGGCGTGATCCTGTTCAAGGACATCATCAACCGCCGCACCGGCGTCTACTTCTGCACTCAGTACATCGTCACCCAGGGACACATCAACATCACCAAGTCCGTGGTGGCGGGCATTCCGCCGGACTTCCCCAGGGTCGAGACCTTCTTCATCCCCGAGGACAAGTTCAAGGCCGCGGCCTCCTCCCTGCTCAACTACACGGACTACTACCTGTTCGCCATCGAGAACGCCGAGCCCATGAGCTACGGCGAGGGCGAGAGCAAGACCGGCCTGACCGGCAACTACTACATCATGACCTTCTGCAAGGACCGCATCTACGAGGAGGCGTCCCTGAACATGAAGGTCACGGAAAAGCCGTTCGGCGCGGGCAAGACCCTGGCGGACGCCATCTCCATCAACGACTCCGGCTGGCGCATCCTGATCGCGGGCGGCAAGTTCGCCCCCGGCTCCTCGCGCTACAAGTTCTACGTGGGCGTCAACTACAAGCAGGACGCGGGCGGCTATCTGCCCGAGGTCGTGGTCGGCGAGTTCCACAACACCAAGCGCGAGTACAACCCGCAGGCCGCAGCCGCCCAGGCCGCGCCCGCAGCGACGCAGACCGCACCCGCCACCCAGGCCCCGGCCCCGGCCCAGTCCGGCGAAGGCCCCCTGGCGCTCGGCCAGCAGTACCTGAACCCGGTCTTCCCCGCGGACGTGGAGATCATCCAGATCCGCCTCAAGGACCTCGGCCTGTACACCGGCAAGATCGACCGCGACTTCGGTCCACTGACCCGCAAGGCGCTCGACGCCTTCAACCAGCAGCACGGGCTGCCCAAGGGCCAGTGGAGCATGGGCGTCCAGAAGGCGCTGTTCCAGGGCACCGGGCAATAA
- a CDS encoding peptidoglycan-binding domain-containing protein codes for MRTPILTLLLSLTLLLASAAPAAAAENQWPQDARDVAFAIASRATGQPGLANIGFAPGAENGIEGVANNFYSAFQAGRIALVTYTNFGTGSVYDAEVAGVINLADPNGRIVALQFGAKYSVNGTRITINQVATATASPPTVFVEVYMVPMDTFMNVPYDVVNDWGALYKVARENAYLPPKEEAPKGAYMVLTFVKNRIAPDSQFEAIVNTRKTARTERDNTAKEKERIMDYQGWRVHMFAARFSPTSIRDHFYINYYYTPGMGVPASERERVQVARWDSKPSGDRQAAAPKPAPMVVEEAPAPTFNAPPPPAPAYAPQPAPKPAPAPAYAPQPAPQPAPQAAPEPHPVYNYAEPTAQPPASPPAPAAAGPGPLERGLAFLNPVFPDDVELIQNRLKELGIYKGTIDKTFGPMTKRSLDHFAVQHGFPKGQWSLGLQKALFQGTGL; via the coding sequence ATGCGCACACCCATTCTCACGCTCCTTCTGTCGCTGACCCTGCTCCTGGCCTCGGCCGCGCCCGCTGCGGCCGCCGAAAACCAGTGGCCCCAGGACGCGCGCGACGTGGCCTTCGCCATAGCCAGCCGCGCCACGGGCCAGCCCGGCCTGGCCAATATCGGTTTCGCCCCCGGAGCCGAGAACGGCATCGAGGGCGTGGCCAACAACTTCTACTCCGCCTTCCAGGCGGGCAGAATCGCCCTGGTGACCTACACCAACTTCGGCACCGGCTCCGTGTACGACGCGGAAGTGGCCGGGGTCATCAACCTGGCCGACCCCAACGGCCGCATCGTGGCCCTCCAGTTCGGGGCCAAGTACTCGGTCAACGGGACCCGCATCACCATCAACCAGGTGGCCACGGCCACGGCCTCCCCGCCCACGGTGTTCGTGGAGGTCTACATGGTCCCCATGGACACCTTCATGAACGTCCCCTACGACGTGGTCAACGACTGGGGGGCCCTCTACAAGGTGGCCAGGGAGAACGCCTACCTTCCGCCCAAGGAGGAGGCCCCCAAGGGCGCGTACATGGTCCTGACCTTCGTCAAGAACCGCATCGCGCCCGACTCCCAGTTCGAGGCCATCGTCAACACCCGCAAGACCGCCCGCACCGAGCGGGACAACACGGCCAAGGAGAAGGAGCGGATCATGGACTACCAGGGCTGGCGCGTGCACATGTTCGCCGCCCGGTTCTCACCCACCAGCATCCGCGACCACTTCTACATCAACTACTACTACACCCCGGGCATGGGCGTGCCCGCCTCGGAACGCGAACGGGTCCAGGTGGCCCGCTGGGACTCCAAGCCCTCGGGCGACCGCCAGGCCGCCGCTCCCAAGCCCGCCCCCATGGTGGTCGAGGAAGCGCCCGCGCCGACCTTCAACGCACCGCCTCCGCCGGCCCCGGCCTATGCGCCGCAGCCCGCTCCCAAGCCCGCACCGGCCCCGGCCTACGCGCCGCAACCGGCCCCGCAGCCCGCTCCCCAGGCCGCCCCGGAGCCGCACCCGGTGTACAACTACGCGGAACCGACCGCGCAGCCACCGGCTTCACCTCCTGCTCCGGCAGCCGCCGGTCCCGGTCCCCTGGAACGCGGCCTGGCGTTCCTCAACCCGGTGTTCCCCGACGACGTGGAGCTGATCCAGAACCGGCTCAAGGAGTTGGGCATTTACAAGGGTACCATCGACAAGACCTTCGGCCCCATGACCAAGCGGTCCCTGGACCACTTCGCCGTGCAGCACGGATTCCCCAAGGGCCAGTGGTCCCTGGGCCTCCAGAAGGCGCTGTTCCAGGGCACCGGCCTCTAG
- a CDS encoding LysR family transcriptional regulator, which translates to MFMAVCETGSFTKAASELFITQPAVSRHVQGLEHLYGVELFERRGRRIVLTANGEILRAKARELFALHAEVESLFDEIVELKRGRISIAASASIATYILPPAIAAFRKQFPGVTIEQLSGNTHAVKQLVGSGEADIGFGGAAGVETRQLIRTLVHRERLEIVARTDSAISRKKVVTPEDMLEYDFVWREKGTQTRLYVRELFKNTPLQEPGVVVQRVATAKRFAQVEGYLTALPYSAVKREVEDGRLAILNVPGFDFTMDFNAFVSAGRRLGTAAQAFLQHLLNREDFTHSRNLRKLLQMGE; encoded by the coding sequence GTGTTTATGGCCGTGTGCGAGACCGGCAGCTTCACCAAGGCCGCCAGCGAACTGTTCATCACCCAGCCCGCGGTCAGCCGCCACGTGCAGGGGTTGGAGCATCTCTATGGGGTGGAGCTGTTCGAACGCAGGGGAAGGCGCATCGTGCTGACCGCCAACGGGGAGATCCTGCGGGCCAAGGCGCGGGAGCTGTTCGCCCTGCACGCCGAGGTGGAGTCCCTGTTCGACGAGATCGTGGAGCTCAAGCGGGGGCGGATCTCCATCGCGGCCTCGGCGAGCATCGCCACCTATATCCTGCCCCCGGCCATCGCGGCCTTCCGCAAGCAGTTTCCGGGCGTGACCATCGAGCAGCTGTCGGGCAACACCCACGCGGTCAAGCAACTGGTCGGCAGCGGCGAGGCGGACATCGGCTTCGGCGGCGCGGCGGGCGTGGAGACGCGGCAGCTCATCCGCACCCTGGTCCACCGCGAGCGGTTGGAGATCGTGGCCCGGACGGACAGCGCCATCAGCCGCAAGAAGGTGGTCACCCCGGAGGACATGCTGGAGTACGATTTCGTGTGGCGCGAGAAGGGGACCCAGACGCGCCTCTACGTGCGCGAGCTGTTCAAGAACACGCCGCTGCAAGAGCCGGGCGTGGTGGTCCAGCGAGTGGCCACGGCCAAGCGGTTCGCCCAGGTGGAGGGGTATCTTACGGCCCTGCCCTATTCGGCGGTGAAGCGGGAGGTGGAGGACGGCAGGCTGGCCATCCTCAACGTGCCGGGGTTCGACTTCACCATGGACTTCAACGCCTTTGTCAGCGCGGGGCGCAGGCTGGGCACGGCGGCCCAGGCGTTTCTGCAGCACCTCCTGAACCGGGAGGACTTCACCCACTCGCGCAACCTGCGAAAGCTCCTTCAGATGGGCGAATAG